The sequence AGCCTTGTCGATGTTGTCGAAGCTCACGAAGTCGGCCAGCCCCTTGGCGGCCTGGATCCGCGTGATCGCCGCGGTCAGCGTGGTCTTGCCGTGGTCCACGTGCCCGATGGTGCCCACGTTCACGTGCGGCTTGGTGCGCTCGAACTTCGCCTTGGCCATGATCCTTGCTGGTTCCGATCCGGTGGTTTGATGTCGGTCCGGAGGGCCTTCAGGAGCTCGCGATGGGACTCGAACCCATGGCCTCTTCCTTACCAAGGAAGTGCTCTGCCGGCTGAGCTACGCGAGCCCGACCTCCGATGCTTCCGGGCGGCTCTGCCCGAAAAAGACGAACAGGAGACCTTGCCGCGTCGATGCGACCGGCAAGGTCTCGTGGCGTCTTTGCTGCGCTCGCGGTGAGTGGCCCCGCCCGGGTGCCTTCATCGGCTGGCCCGTGCAGTGGATACACTTCTCCCGGCGGAACGCAAGACGAGGAAGTTACGGGAAATCCGCGTGGGAGTCAAGCCCCGGCGACGGCGTTCACGACAGACAACCTCGCTGCTGGATTGGGTCTCGGTGCGGGAAGATAACATCGTCGTCAACCGCCCTCCGGCCGGCGGGATCGCGGGCGTCCACTCGCGCAGCCATTCGCAAAGTGTGTCCAGCGCAGGTTGACGCAGGTGTTTCCCGCCTCGATCTTCACGCCGCGCCGCGACGGAGGTGTCGATGGCGCACCACCCGATCAAACGAGACATACCGATGAAGAAGCTGTCGCTGGACCTGGGCTCGCTGCGCGTCGAGACCTTCACCACGGCCGACGCCGAGGCGAAGCGTGGAACCGTGGCCGCGCACGACGCCACCAACCGCACCTGCGGCTTCTCGTGCCCCGCCACCTGCGGCATCATCCCCGACGACACCAGCACCTGCCGCGCGGTGACGCAGCCCGACTGCCAGTGCGTCTGAGCGCGTAGACGCTCTCCTCCGGAACGAAACGGCGGCCTCCCGCGCGGGAAGCCGCCGTTTCGTTTCCTATCTTCCCGCTCCCGCTCATACCAGGTCCGGGTGAAGTATTGGTGCGTTTCCCCGAATCTCGTGCTGCCGCGATGATAGATCCTTCGGCCTGCAACCACTGCGCAGACGCTGATTACAGTCTGGCCGGCCTCAGCCTCAGGATGACGTCATCGTGGAACCGATCGGGGTGCATCAACCAAATTCCCGGATTTCGTATCAGAGGCAGCGGCAGCCGCGGCCGTCGCAGAAGCCGATCTGCGGCGCGCATTTGTTGTCGCAGGCCACCTGCGAGCAGCCGCGGAACCCGGCGTTCGCCCGCGCGGGCGCGGCCACGGCCTGCGCGGCCCCGAACCCGAGCGCGGCCGCCATCAGCGCGGCGAAGGCACCGCGGCGAAGAAGAGATTTCGTCTTCATCGCTCCTCCTGGGGTGAGGGTGATCCATCACGGAGGAGGTGCCGCAGATTTCACGCCTTCGAGAGACTTTCCATCTGCTGAAAGACGGAATCGGCTCGGATGGACAATCCCTACTCGATCGTCTTGGAGAAGCGGGCGACGCTCAGCATCAGGATCACCACCGCCATGAGGGCCAGGATGGCGGCCTCGGGGACGAGATCCCCCAGGCCGACGCCCTTGAGCAGGATGCCGCGGAGCACGCGCAGGTAGTGGGTGAGCGGGAGGACGCTGCTGATCCACTGCATCACCTTCGGCATCGCTTCGCGTGGAAACATGAAGCCGGAGAGGAGGATGTTGGGCATCAGCAGCATGAAGGAGAGCTGCATCGCCTGGGCCTGGGTGCGCGCGACGGTGGAGACGAACAGGCCGATGCCGAGGTTCGCCAGCACGAAGAGCAGGCTGATCGCGTACAACCCGGCGACGTTGCCGCGGATCGGGACTCCGAAGAGGACCCAGCCGAGGAGGAGGATCACCGTCATCTGCACGTAGCCGACGAGCACGAAGGGGAGGATCTTCCCCAGCATCATGCTGGTCTTGCCGATCGGGGTGACGATGAGCTGCTCCAGAGTCCCCCGCTCGCGCTCGCGGGTGATGGCCAGCGAGGTGATGAGGATCATGGTCATCGACAGCAGCACGCCGACCAGCCCGGGGACGATGTACACCTCGCTGCGGAGCGCCGGGTTGTACCAGGGCCGCACCCGCACGTCGAGCAGGGGGATGGCCACGGCGCGGCGGCCGAACAGCTCCGCGGCGCTGGCCTGGCCGGCGAGCATGGCACCGGACATGGCGCTCTGCGACGCCATGGGATCGGCGGCGTCGACGATGACCTGCGCGGTGGCGCCGCGCCCGCGCTTGAGCCCGCGCTCGAAGTCCGGCGGGATGACGACGGCCGCGCGCGCCCGGCCGCGGTCGATGGCGCGCCGGACCTCGGCGCGGCTGCCGACGCGGCCGACCACGTCGAAGTTGCCGGTGTTGCGCATCACGTCCACCAGGCGGCGGCTGGCGGCGGTGTTGCTCTCGTCGAGCACCACCGTGGGGAGGTGGCGGACGTCGGTGCGGATGGCGAAGCCGAAGATGACCAGCTGGATCGCGGGGATCATGACCATGATGCCCAGCGTCAGCCGGTCGCGGCGCATCTGGACGAACTCCTTCCAGAGCATGGGCCAGAGGCGCCAGTGGCGGACGTCGCGGAGGCTCATGGGGTCGGCCTCCGCGCGAGGGGGAGAGGCCGGCGCGGCCGCGGGGTCCCCCCCACCCCCGGCCCCTCCCCCACGCGGGGGGAGAGATGGGGGAGGGGAGAACTCAGCGCGGGGGCGATGACGGCTCGCCGCGCCGACGCGTGAGGGATGCGCGCCCGGAGGGCCGGGACACCGGCGCGCGTGCGGGGATGCCGGCGCATCGCAGCGAAACCCGGCGCGCCGGGGGCCCGGCGCGGTTGGGCACAGTTGTATCGTGCCCTACCGCGCGCGCAGCCCGGCCCCCGCGCAGCGGGGGACACGCCCGAATCCGGCAGTTCGTCTTTCATCTTCATACGACGGCTCCCTCGTCGCGGCGCTGGAGCTCGATGAAGACGTCCTCGATGCTCGGCTGGCGGAACTGGGCGGTGATCTCTTCCACCGTGCCCAGCGCGATCAGGTGGCCGCGCGAGAGGAAGGCGATGCGCTGGCAGCGCTCGGCCTCGTCCATGTAGTGCGTGGTGACCAGGATGGTCGTCCCCCGCCCCGCCAGGTCGTAGATCAGCTGCCAGAAGGTGCGGCGCGCCGCCGGGTCGACCCCCGCGGTGGGCTCGTCGAGGAAGAGCATGCGCGGGCGGTGCGCGGTGGAGCAGGCCAGCGCCAGCCGCTGCTTCCACCCGCCGCTGAGCGTGCCCGCGAGCTGGTCCGCGCGCTTCTCCAGCCCCAATTCGGCCACCAGCTCGTCGATGCGCCGGGCCCGCTCGCGCCCCGACAGGCCGTAGACCGAGGCGTAGAAGCGGATGTTCTCCAGCACGGTCAGGTCGTCGTACAGCCCGAACTTCTGCGACATGTAGCCGATGTTGCGGCGCACCTGCTCGGACTCCTTCGCCACGTCGTAGCCGACGACGGTGGCCCGGCCGCCGCTGGGCTCCATCAGGCCGCAGAGCATGCGGATCGTCGTCGTCTTCCCCGACCCGTTGGGCCCCAGCAGCCCGAACACCTCGCCGGCGGCGATGGTCATCGACAGCCCCTCCACGGCCACGAGCGGGCCGAAGACCTTGCGCAGGCCGTCCGTCACCACCGCGGGTTCGCGCGACTCGGCGTTCATCGCCGCTCCGCGGGGGAGAAGGTGACGGTGATGGGAAGGCCGGCCTTCAGCATCGGCTCGCCCTGCGGGAAGTCGACGCGCACGCCGAAGAGCAGGTCGGCGCGCTCGCGCTCCGTCAGCGCCACGCGCGGGGTGAATTCCGCCCTGGTGTTGATGGAGGTGATGCGCCCGCGGAACGCCTGGTCCGGCATCCCGTCGAGCCGCGCGGTGACCGCGTCGCCGATGCGGAGCGAAGGGAGGACGCGCTCGTTGACGTAGACGCGCGTGTACGGGTGGCGCGCGTCGCCGACGGTGACCACGGGCTGCCCGGCGGCGATCACCTCGCCCGGCTCGGCCCAGCGGCCGACGACGACGCCCGGCGCGGACGCCGTCAGCGTGAGGTCGTTCGCCGTGGATTGCGACGTGGCGAGCGCGGCCTGGGCGCTGTTGACCTGGGCGCGCGCGGCGTCGATCTGCTCGCGCCGCGGGCCGCGCTGCAGGGCGAGGAGGACCTCGCGCGCGGCGTCGCGGCGGCGGGCGGCCACGCGCGCGGCGGTCTGGGCGGCGTCGAACTGCTGGCGGCTGACGGTGCCGTGGGCCGCCAGCGGGCGCAGGCGCTCGACGTCGCGGGCGGCGCGGTCGGCCTCGGCGGCGGCGGCGGCCACGTCGGCCCGCGCGCGGGCGATCTCTTCGGGCCGCGTGCCCGCCTCCAGCTCGCTGAGCCGCGCCTGGGCCTGCTGCACGGTGGCCTCGCGCACGTCCACGTCGCCCACCGCCGCCGTCTGCGTCAGCGCGGCCAGGGTGTCGCCCGCGCGGACGGTGTCGCCCTCGCGCACGTAGACGCGCACGACGCGCGCGGGCTGCAGCGGCGCGGCGTCGAGCTCGGTGATCTCCAGCGTCCCCGTTGCCTCGATCGCATCTCCATCCCCGCCGCACGCCGAACCGGCCAGCGCGAGCGCGCAGAGGAGCGCGGCCGCGTATCTATCGCTCATCGTCCTCTCCATCCGTCGAGGTCACGCCCGGCCGCGCCTCGAGCGCCGAGAGCACGAACGCGGCGGCGTGGCGGGCGTAGGCGTCGAGCTCGTCGTCCGTCGCGCCGCCGGGGCCGCGGCCGAGCAGCACGCCCATCGCCGGGCGCACGATGTGGGTGTAGGGCACCAGCGACACGGCCGAGACGGCGCAGAAGCGCGGGTCCAGGTCGGGCCGGAAGATCCCGCCGCGCTGCCCCTGCTCGATCAGGTCGCAGACGCGGCGGAAGACGCCGCCGGCGAGCTGGCCGATGTGCTCGGCGGCGTGCTCGGCGTGCGGGTCGATCATCTCGCGCGCGAGGAGGCGGGGGAGCGTGGGACGCTCGCGCAGGCGCTCGGACTGGAAGCCGATGACGGTGCGGATGGCCTCGTCCGGCGGGAGCGCGGGATCGAGCCGCCGCGCGGCCGCGCCGATCAGCCACTCGAACAGGCGGCGGAGGACCTCGCGGTAGAGCGTGTCCTTGCTGCCGAAGTAGTAGTAGATGAGCGCGGGGTTGGCCTGCGCCCGCGCGCCGATCTGCTTGATGGTGGTGGAGTCGAACCCCTGCGCCGCGAACAGCTCCTCCGCCGCGTCGAGGATCAGGTCGCGAGTCGCTGCTTCGGTTTCCACGTTCCTTCCGGGTCCCGTTCGTCCAGCTTGGTTTCACAGACGTCGAGAATTAATTAATCGGTTGATTAACAGAGCACAAGAGAATTCATCGGCACCTATAAAAAGGCGAATGAATTCACGGCAACAACAGCACAAAGTCGCTGCGCGACTGCGGCCGCTGCATTCGTGTGGGAGGGCCTAGTCCCGCGATCAACTGACGATGAGCGTTGAGAACAGGACAGCCCGACGCTTGACAGGAACCGTTTTCAGACGAATTTGAATGCGGAGTTGCAAGGCGTTTTCACGGGGGGGTGAACACCTGTTGTGCAAAGCGCACGGGATGTACGCACGGCAGCGGGCCCGATCCCACAGCGCGCCTAATCCGCCGCCGAGTGAAGGCCTTGCGGAAGACAGCCGCACCAACCTGGAGAACGGCGATGAAGAAGAAGCTCGCGCTGGACCCGGACGCCCTGCGGGTGGAGAGCTTCGGCACGGTGGACGCCAGCGACGCGCGCGGCACGGTGCGCGCCCACGGCTACACCGAGCCCGACTACCCGAGCTGCGCCCGCACCTGCGGCGCGTCTCCGCCGCCGCCGTCGTCGCTCTGTTACGAGGAGAGGCCCACGCTGAAGGCGTGCTGCCTCTGACCGGCGCACGTCCCCTGCCCCCGGCGCACTCCGCGTCCGGGGGCGTTTTCTTCCCGCGGCATCCACTCCGGACCCGGACACACGCCCATGGATTCGTTCTCGCTGAACCCCGCCGACCTGCAGATCGAGTCGTTCACCGCCGACCCATCCGACATCGCCAGTCCGCCCGGGGGGATGAGGACGTACGAGCCCGGGTGCACCACCCCCGACCTGTGCCCCATCGGCGTCGTGGTCGGGATGAAGACGTACGAGCCCGGCTGCACCACGCCGGAGCTGTGCCCGAACGGCACCGTGGCCGCGGCCTGAGCCGGAGACGAGCGATGAGCCTGAACCCGATCGACCTCGCCGTGGAGTCGTTCGCCACGGCATCGGCGGAGCCGGCGCTGGGGGTGACCACCGAGCCGGTGCCCACCACCATGCGCACCCACGAGCGCGACTGCACCTATCCCGACCTGTGCGGCGGAACGAACTGAGCCGCATCTCCATCCCCCAACCGAGGGAGAATGCCATGAGGAAGAAGCTGAGCCTGGAGATGGCCGGGTTGAAGGTGGAGAGCTTCGAGACATTCGCCAGCGAGTCGGCCGCGCGCGGCACCGTGCGCGCCAACGGCAGCTGCATCACCTGGAGCTGCGAGGGCACCTGCGGCGCGCAGCCGATCAGCGACGTGGCGAAGCTGGGCCCCTACGCCGCCACCTACCTGAACTGCACCAAGTTCGACTGCACCAACAACGGCGTCTGCTGCGTCTGACACCGCGGCGCCATCCCCCTTTCTCGCGGAGCACGGCGATGAAGAAGCTGAACCTGGACCTGGCGGAGCTGCAGGTGGAGAGCTTCGAGACCTTCGTGAGCGACGACGACGCGCGTGGCACCGTGCGCGCGAACGTCGGCTGCGTGACCTGGAGCTGCGGCGGCACCTGCGGCGCGGCGCCGCAGACCGACGTGGAGAAGCGCGGCAACTACGCCGCCACCTTCCGCTGCACCGACAACGGCGCCTGCTGCGTCTGACACGGCGCCTCACCCCCGGACGGGAGCACGACGATGAAGAAGCTGAGGCTGGACCTGGTGGAGCTGCGGGTGGAGAGCTTCGAGACGTTCGTGAGCGACGACGACGCGCGTGGCACCGTGCGCGCGAACGTCGGCTGCGTGACCTGGAGCTGCGGCGGCACCTGCGGCGCGGCGCCGCAGACCGACGTGGAGAAGCGCGGCAACTACGCCGCCACCTTCGCCTGCACCAACAACGGCGCCTGCTGCGTCTGACGCCGTCCACGCCGACAGGAGAACGGAGATGAAGAAGCTGAGCCTGGAACTGGCGGAGCTGCGGGTGGAGAGCTTCGAGACCTTCGTCAGCGACGAGACGGCGCGCGGCACCGTGCGCGCGAACCTCGGCTGCATCACGTACAGCTGCAGGGGAACCTGCGGCAACATCCCCGCGAGCGACGTCGAGAAGAACGGCTTCGACGCCGCGACGATCGGAAACTGCTGCGTCTGATCCCCCTGCCCCGCCGCCCCGGAGCGCCCGCGCGGCCGTGCTCCGGGGCGGTCATCTGTCCGGCCGCGCGAATCCCGCAATCCCCAATCGGAGAGAACGATCGATGAGGAAGAAGCTGAGCCTGAACCTGGACGCGCTGGCGGTGGAGAGCTTCGAGATCGCCAACGAGCGGCTGGCCAAGGGCACCGTGCGCGGCCACGACGTGTGCAGCGACATGTGCACGATCAGCCTGTGCGCGCCCACCTGCGGCATCATGCCCGCGTCGGCCGAATCGGAGTGCAACGCGCTGCCGCAGAGCAGGTTCTGCACGGGCGACACCGAAGACATGAGCGTCTGCGGCCCCTGCTGCGTGTGAGGCGCGGCCGTGAATCACCCTGAACGACGAGAAGGACCGAGATGAAGAAGATGAGCCTGAACCTCGACCAGCTGACGGTCGAGAGCTTCGCGATCGCCAACGACCGGCAGATGAAGGGCACCGTGCGCGGCCACGACGACGACGTGTGCACCGACGTCTGCACCGCCAGCTGCGGCGGCACCTGCGGCATCCTGCCGCAGTCGGCCGAGTCGGAGTGCAACGCCCTGCCGCGCACGCAGCACTGCGTCGACACCGCGGACTTCGCCTGCTGCGTGTGAGCGCCGCCGGTTCCGTCCCCATCCAAGGAGGCACGGAGATGAAGAAGACGCTGAAGCTCGCGCTGAACCTGGACCAGCTGGCGGTCGAGAGCTTCGAGATCGCCAACCCGCGGCAGATGCGGGGCACCGTGCGCGGCCACGACGTGTGCAGCGACGCGTGCACCTTCAGCTGCGCCGGCACCTGCGGCATCCTGCCCGCCTCGGCCGAGTCGGAGTGCAACGCGCTTCCACGGACGCAGGTCTGCCAGGACACCAACGGCGTGTGTGCATCGCAGCCCTGCTGTGCGTGACTGAGTGCTGAGTGCGTCAGTGCATGAGTGCGTGAGTGCGCCGGTGACGAGAGTCGCCGGCGCGCTGCGTTTCTGCATCACCCGCTCCCAATTCGTCGCGGACGGGCGGATTCTCTGGCTCGGCGCGATGCTGCGCGCCATCTTGGCTCCGCGGCCGAATCGCGATCTCCCGCCGTTTCCCCCCATCCCGCCGGACGCCATGCGGATGCTTCGCTCGATTGCCACCGACGCCCTGCAGGGGGTGAAGTCGCTGCGCCGCGCGCGCAGGCACGCCGCGGGCACCGTGCTGACGCTGGCGCTGGGGACGGCGGCCGCGCTGCCGCTGGTGGCCGCCGCGCGCGCCGGGCTGGCGTGGACGCCGCCGGCCGCGGCGCCGGAGTTCGGGCGCGCGCCGGGCGGCGGCGCGGGCGGATGGACGGAGGCGTTCCGCGACGTGGCCTCGCTGCGGCTGGACGGCGAGCGGGCGATGATGACGGTGCTGCTCGTCTCCGGGCTGCTGCTCGTCGCGGTCGCCTGCGTGAACGCGGGGTCGCTGGTGCTCACTCGCGCCTCGGCGCGGCGGCACGAGCGCGCGGTGCGGGCGGCGCTCGGCGCGGGGCCGGGCCGGCTGCTGGCGCACGCGCTGGCCGAAGGGCTGGCGCTCGCCACGGTGGGGTCGGGGATCGGGACGGCCTTGGGGATGATGGTGCTGCGCGCGATGCAGGCGTCGTGGCCCGCGGCCGAGGCGCTCTTCGCGGGCGCGCCGGACGCCCTCGCCGTGGCCATCGCCGTGGGGATGCCCGCGGCGGTGGTGGTGCTCTGCACCGCC is a genomic window of Longimicrobium sp. containing:
- a CDS encoding GTP-binding protein, coding for MAKAKFERTKPHVNVGTIGHVDHGKTTLTAAITRIQAAKGLADFVSFDNIDKA
- a CDS encoding ABC transporter permease, which gives rise to MSLRDVRHWRLWPMLWKEFVQMRRDRLTLGIMVMIPAIQLVIFGFAIRTDVRHLPTVVLDESNTAASRRLVDVMRNTGNFDVVGRVGSRAEVRRAIDRGRARAAVVIPPDFERGLKRGRGATAQVIVDAADPMASQSAMSGAMLAGQASAAELFGRRAVAIPLLDVRVRPWYNPALRSEVYIVPGLVGVLLSMTMILITSLAITRERERGTLEQLIVTPIGKTSMMLGKILPFVLVGYVQMTVILLLGWVLFGVPIRGNVAGLYAISLLFVLANLGIGLFVSTVARTQAQAMQLSFMLLMPNILLSGFMFPREAMPKVMQWISSVLPLTHYLRVLRGILLKGVGLGDLVPEAAILALMAVVILMLSVARFSKTIE
- a CDS encoding TetR/AcrR family transcriptional regulator, which translates into the protein METEAATRDLILDAAEELFAAQGFDSTTIKQIGARAQANPALIYYYFGSKDTLYREVLRRLFEWLIGAAARRLDPALPPDEAIRTVIGFQSERLRERPTLPRLLAREMIDPHAEHAAEHIGQLAGGVFRRVCDLIEQGQRGGIFRPDLDPRFCAVSAVSLVPYTHIVRPAMGVLLGRGPGGATDDELDAYARHAAAFVLSALEARPGVTSTDGEDDER
- the ccmA gene encoding heme ABC exporter ATP-binding protein CcmA, whose translation is MNAESREPAVVTDGLRKVFGPLVAVEGLSMTIAAGEVFGLLGPNGSGKTTTIRMLCGLMEPSGGRATVVGYDVAKESEQVRRNIGYMSQKFGLYDDLTVLENIRFYASVYGLSGRERARRIDELVAELGLEKRADQLAGTLSGGWKQRLALACSTAHRPRMLFLDEPTAGVDPAARRTFWQLIYDLAGRGTTILVTTHYMDEAERCQRIAFLSRGHLIALGTVEEITAQFRQPSIEDVFIELQRRDEGAVV
- a CDS encoding efflux RND transporter periplasmic adaptor subunit; amino-acid sequence: MSDRYAAALLCALALAGSACGGDGDAIEATGTLEITELDAAPLQPARVVRVYVREGDTVRAGDTLAALTQTAAVGDVDVREATVQQAQARLSELEAGTRPEEIARARADVAAAAAEADRAARDVERLRPLAAHGTVSRQQFDAAQTAARVAARRRDAAREVLLALQRGPRREQIDAARAQVNSAQAALATSQSTANDLTLTASAPGVVVGRWAEPGEVIAAGQPVVTVGDARHPYTRVYVNERVLPSLRIGDAVTARLDGMPDQAFRGRITSINTRAEFTPRVALTERERADLLFGVRVDFPQGEPMLKAGLPITVTFSPAERR